The genome window GGTCACCCATTCGACGGCGGGCCTGCGACCGTCGGCAATGGCGTCATGACGGCGTTCCGCTTCGACGACAACGCAGCGCTGGTTGACCGGCTCTATGCACTTGCAATCAAGAATGGCGGAGGCGACGAGGGCGAGCCGGGATTTCGGCCCCAGTATGGCGAGGGCTTTTACGCTGCCTATGTTCGCGATCTTGACGGCAACAAGCTGGCTTTCGTTTGTTACGATGCCAAGCCTGCGGTGGAGGAGTAGCCGGCAAAGAATGGCAGAAGCGAAAACGGCAGCCAGAGGGCTGCCGTTTTGATTTGACCGCCGTTATCAGCGCACCAGGATGTTGCGGAACTGCCAGGGATCGTCAAGATCGAGATTTTCCTTGAACAAGCCAGGACGGTTCTCCAGCGGGGTCCAATCGGTGTAGTGGCCCTTGAGTGGTCCGAGATAGGGCTTTTGCACTTCAAGGCAGCGGCGGAAGTCGATCTCGTCAGTCTCGACGATGCCGGCATCCGGGTTTTCAAGCGCCCAGACCATGCCGGCCATGACGGCCGATGTGACCTGCAGACCGGTCGCATTCTGATAGGGAGCAAGCTTGCGGGCTTCCTCGATCGTCAGCTGCGAACCGTACCAGTAGGCATTCTTGTCGTGGCCATAGAGCAGGACGCCGAGTTCATCGGCACCGTCGACGATTTCCGACTCGTCGAGCACATGCTGGATTGCCTGCGGCTGGCCGGCTGCGCCGAACATCTCGTCGAGCGACAGCGTCGCGACGTTGGACGGATGATAGGCATAGTGGCATGTCGGCCGATAGGCGGCCTTGCCCTTCTTGTCGTACACGGTGAAGAAATCGGCGATCGAGATCGCCTCGTTGTGCGTGACCAAGAGCCCGAATTGGGCGCCTTCGGTCGGGCACCAGGTACGGATACGGGTATCAGCGCCAGGCTGCTCAAGGAAGATCGCTGCCTTGTTGCCCTTCTTCTGCTTGCGGGCATTCTTCGGCATCCACTTTTCGTGGGTTCCCCAGCCGAGTTCGGCCGGTTGCAGACCTTCGGAAATGAAACCGTCGACCGACCAGGTGTTCCAGAAGGCACCGAAAGGCTTGGGCTCGGCGGCGCGCTGCGTGTCGCGCTCGGCAATATGGATACCCTTCACGCCGATCTTGTTCATCAGGCGCGCCCAGCCATCACGATCGCTTCGCGCCGGTTCGGTGTGGTCAACGCGGAGGTCCCGCGCGAGCTCGAGCACGGCCTGCTTGACGAACCACGAGACCATGCCGGGATTTGCCCCGCAACAGGAAACCGCGGTCGGGCCGCCGGGATGCTTCTTCTTTTCAGCAAGCAGGGTCTGGCGCAGGGCGTAATTGGTGCGATCGGCGTTGTCGATGTTACTGGCATAGTAGAAGCCGGACCAGGGCTCGATCACCGTATCGATATAAAGCGCGCCGAGCTTGCGGCAAAGGCGCATGATATCGACGGACGAGGTATCGACGGAAAGATTGACGCAGAAACCCTGTCCGCCGCCTTCGGTCAAAAGCGGCTTGAGCAATTCCTTGTAATTTTCCCTGGTAACGGCTTGCTGAATGAAGCGGATGCCGCGCTCGTCGAGCAGTTTCTTGTTGGCATCGCTAGGATCGATAACGACCAGGCGGGATTTATCGTATTTGAAGTGGCGTTCGATGAGGGGCAGGGTACCCCGTCCGATGGACCCGAAACCGATCATCACGATCGGACCGGTAATTTCTCCATGTACAGGCCAATCAGCCTTCGCCATTTTTTTGTTGCTCCTAATTTTGATCTCCATCAATGAGGACAGCGGCCAAAGCTCCGCTTCAAAGAAACCATAGAGCATAGACATGACAAAGAGCAAACAACCCTTCGCTCGTTTATGGTGAAAAATGAATCTACTGTTAACTAAACGGCGTTTATAGGCGTTTGAGAGCGTCGATCAGCCGTTCGCGGATTGTCATAATACCTTTGTAGTGCGTCTGCGCAGGATTAAGCGCTTCGAGCTGGCGGGCAAAAGCTTCGGCAACGGCGCGACATTCAGGATGTTTCTTCAGCGCCTTTATAGGATCAAGATGAATGCGGATGGTGAAAAGAATATCGCCGGATTGAGGCAGTTTGCGCAATGTCTGGCGCTCGACCCGAACGAAACTCTGTTCGGCGATGTCACCGTCGGTGTAGAGCGCTCCCTTCTGGTGGCTGGCGAGCGGGTGATAGAGATTGCCATCTGGCTGCAGCGACCAGTTCATGCGCCAGACCGGACGATCGAGGCGCAGATTGTCGAACATGCGGGTGATCAGCCCGGCATTGCGGGTGCCGGCACCAAAATCGGGGACCGGGGCGTGGATATCGTCCATCGAGCGGCCGAATTTCTCCAGCAGCGTCCAGGATGAAGGAAAGGACAGCGAGGCGGCGGCGAGATGCCAGCCGCGCTGCTCGTCCTTGCGCATCAGGACTAGGTCTTCCTGAACGAGACTGGCGGCGCGGTGCAGGAAAGGAGTCTCCGTTTCGCCAAGCGGCACCGGTTCATCCCGCCCGGCAATGGCAATGGTGTCGCCCTCACGGCTGTAGATTGATGGGTAATGCTCGGCCAGATGGGTGCTTAGCAGGTCCAGGACTTCCTTCTGGGCCACCGCCGTACCCGGCTCCTCGACGAATATCCTTTCGCCATGCAGCGCGAAGAGGCGCTGTTTTTCGGCAAGATAGGCGAGGAGATTGTCGTCGATCTCGATCCAGTCCTTCGGGTCGAGTTGTTGCAACCCTATGGTGAAGGGTTGCGCCGAACCATCATAAGGCGTGTGCGCGGGGGCAGTGGTGGTCATTATGCGACGCCCATGGCCTCCAGCTCGTCGATAATGCCCTCGATGACTGAAAGGCCCTTTTGCCAGAAGGCAGGGTCGGTTGCGTCAAGCCCGAAGGGCGCCAGCAATTCGGAGTGGTGCTTGGTACCGCCGGCCTTCAGCATGTCGAAATATTTCTGCTGAAAGCCCGCATCGGCATTCTGGTAGACCGCGTAAAGCGAGTTCACCAGGCAGTCGCCGAAAGCATAGGCGTAGACATAGAACGGTGAGTGAATGAAATGCGGAATATAGGTCCAGAAGGTTTCGTAGCCTGAGCCGAAGCGGACCGCCGGTCCGAGGCTCTCCTTCTGCACATCCAGCCAGATTTCGCCGATGCGATCGGACGTCAATTCCCCGGCCGCCCGTTCCGTGTGGACGCGGCGCTCGAACTGGTAGAAGGCGATCTGGCGCACGACCGTGTTGATCATGTCCTCGGCCTTCTGCGCCAGCATCGCCTTGCGCTCGCGCTTGTCCCTGGTTTTCTCCAGAAGCGACCGGAAGGTCAGCATTTCGCCGAATACCGACGCCGTTTCGGCGAGCGTCAGCGGCGTTGAAGCCATCAGCGCGCCCTGGGCGGCGGCGAGGACTTGATGCACCCCGTGACCAAGCTCGTGCGCCAGGGTCATCACATCGCGCGGCTTGCCCATATAGTTGAGAAGCACATAGGGGTGCACCGAGGGAACGGTGGGATGGGCGAAGGCACCGGGCGATTTGCCCGGGCGGGTCGGTGCATCGATCCAGTTCCTGTCGAAGAAAGCACGCGCAATATCGGCCATTTCCGGAGCGAAGCCATTATAGGCGGACAGCACGGTCTCGCGCGCATCGGTCCAGGAGATGACTGCCTGCGGCGTTTCGGGAAGCGGCGCGTTGCGGTCCCAGTTGTTGAGATATTCGAGACCGAGCCATTTCGCCTTCAGCGCATAATAGCGATGCGACAGTCTCGGATAGGCGGCCTGCACCGCCTCGGCGAGCGCGTCGACCACCTCGCGCTCGACGCGGTTGGCGAGATGGCGGCTATCGGCGATATCCTCGAAGCCGCGCCAGCGGTCGGAGATTTCCTTGTCCTTTGCCAACGTATTGGTGATTAGGGTAAAGGTGCGCAGGTTTTCCTTGAAGGTCTTTGCCAGTGCTTCGGAAGCCGCCTTGCGCAGATCGCCGTCCGCATCCTGAAGCAGGTTCAGCGTCGGCTCGAGCGGCAGCTCCTCGCCGTTCACCTTGAAACGCAAGGCGGTCATGGTCTCGTCGAACAGGCGGTTCCAGGCGCCGCGCCCGGTGATCGACTTCTCGTGGAACAATTGCTCGAGCTTGTCTTCGAGCTGATAAGGCCGATCCTTGCGCAGATCGACCAGCCACGGCCGGTAGTGGGCGATTGCAGGATTGTCCTCCATCGCCTTTTCGATCACGGCATCGTCGATACGGTTGAGTTCGAGACTGTAAAAGATCAGATGCGTGCTGGCATCGGTCATCTTCTGCTGGATGTCGCCATAGAGTTTGGCGCGCTTCGGATCGGATGTGTCGCCGGCATAGACAAGGCCGGCAAAGGAGACGATCTTGCCGATCAGTTCCTCCAGTGCTTCGAATTCCCGGATGGAGGTGGCGAAATCGCCGCCGGCCGGTTTGCCCGCTTCGTCGGCGAGATTGGCCTTCCAGCGCTGCTCGAATGCAATGGCCAGTTCATTGGCCCGTTCCAGATCGGCCTTCAGTTCGCTGCTTTCCGCTGACGGATAAAGATCAGCGAGGTTCCATTCGGGGAGGCTACCAAGGGCGGTCTGATCATCCTTTGCCGCGGCGGCGCCACCAGATTTTGAAGCAGCCGAAACTGCATGATCGTATGTGTATCCAGTCATTTGAAAACTCATTTTGGCACCATGTATCTGTATCGGGCACGACGTTCAAAGACCGAATCAAAAGGCCTCTGCCGGGAGCACTAAACCTTAAGAGTCGATTGGCGATTCATCCAGCTTCATCTCTCTGATTTACAAAACGTGCAATTTTTAGACTTTAGAGGGGTGGATTCATTCGTGAAAACGCCTTAATTGTGCTGTTAACAACCCGTTGACCATGTCACAAAGCGGTGGATTTCATTCGATTTTTTGCCATGCTCTCAACGCATTTATTCTTCAATAAGTGACCATTAACCATTAAATCGGATAATCCAGCTATTCGGGGGTTGGAAAAACGGTCAAGGTTGGGACGAAATTGTCAAACATGATTCATGCACAGGATGGCGGGTCTAAGGCGGGTTCTTTCATGCGCGCCAGCTGGTTTGCCTTCCTCATGGTCTTTGCGCCGATGCTGTTTGCATCCGCACAGGCTTCTGCCGAGACGAGGACTCTCAGACTTTACTTTATCCATACAAAAGAACGTGCCGAAATTACGTTCAAAAAGAACGGCCGATACCAGCAGGACGGCTTGAACAAGCTCAATAAATTCCTGCGCGACTGGCGCCGTAATGAACCGACGAAGATGGACCCCCGCTTGTTCGATCTCGTCTGGCAGATTTACCAGAACGTCGGCGGCCGTGACTACATCAACGTCGTTTCCGCATACCGTTCCCCTGCAACAAATTCCATGCTGCGTTCCCGTTCGCGCGGCGTCGCGCAAAAGAGCCAGCACATGCTCGGCAGAGCAATGGACTGGTATCTGCCCGGCGTGAAGCTCTCGACGCTTCGCGTGGCAGCATTGAAGTTCCAGGCCGGCGGCGTTGGCTATTATCCGACCTCCGGCTCACCCTTCGTGCATACCGACGTCGGTAGCGTCCGTCATTGGCCGCGCATGAGCCGCAGGGAACTGCTAGCAGTATTCCCGGACGGCAAGACACTCCATGTTCCTTCCGATGGCAAGCCGTTGCCCGGTTATGAGCAAGCGCTCGCTGCCTATGAATCGCGCAAGCGTAGCGGCAGTTCGATCCAGATTGCCAGCGCTTCATCGAGCACGGGCCGTCGTGGCAAGACCCTCTTTGGCGTTCTTTTCGGTGGCGGCGCCGACGAAGAAGAAGATACCGGCGAAAGTTCAGTTGCTGTAGCTTCTGCCCCGAGCCGCAGTGTTGTTAAGGCGCCACCGGCAGCGGACGATTCAGAGGAAGGTGCGGCACAGGCTCCAGCGCCAGCCCAGGCCACCGCGCAACCGGCGGCCATCGCTCCGGGCCTGCCGACGCGGGATGCGCCTGCGCCTTTGACTGCGCCTCGGCCTGATGCTCCGCTTGCTGGCGCGCCCGAAGATAATCAGGCTTTGGCCTTCGCGGTGCCCATCCCTCTTCGCCGCCCGGATTACACGCCGACGCCGGCGCCGGAACCTTCAACGCTCAATGCGCTTGCAGAGGATAAGTCGACTGTTATTGCGGCCTTGCCGACGCCCCGGCCACAAGACAGCGCCAGTGCCATCCGCGACATGATCGCAGCCAACGTCGATAGTTCCGATACGGCTCAGGCACAGCCCGAAATGGCCAATGCGCTTGTGCCCGTTCCCTTCGACAAGCCGCGCAATGCACAAAAGTCGAATGATATGATGGTTGCGTCGGTTGTGCCCAACCAGCGTCCTGTGGCCCCAGCCGCCGAGACCGCAGCTGCCGCCGTGCAGGATATCATTCAGGTGGCGGATGAAGATGATCTGACACCGGAAGCAATCATCAAGCAGTCTGACACGGTGCAGGGAAGCGATGTTGCGGCTTCGCAGCCAGCGGCGGAAATGCCGACATTGCCTGGAACGACGGGCGGACGTGTCCTGCATGCACAGCCAGGTGCAAATACGCAAATGGCATCGGCTGAACCGCAGCCATCGCTGCGCCGGACCATGCTTGAGGCCAAGGGCGACCCGGTTGCCATGCTCGACAGCGGTGTCGTCACAACGGCGAAGGGCTCGAAACCGCGCCGCCAGACAGCGCAGAACCACAGCGCAAAAGCCATCCAGGTTTCTTCCGACCTGCCGGACCGCGCACTCTCGAACCAGCAGGTAGCCGAGATCTCGCCGGACGTGGAGCCAGCAGTTCTGCGCAATGAAACACTGCGCATGGCTCCGACAACAGTCTATACGGCGGGCTTCCAGCAGAGCCTGCCGGTGGCGGATGCCAACAAGTTTACCGGCAAGGCCGTCACGTTCCTGCAGATCGCCAAGTTCAATCCGACCAACGGATCTTAAAAGTAACCCCTCCCCGTCGCTTCGCTCCGTCCCTCCCCACAAGGGGGAGGGTATGAACTGTCGTATTTGTCGTCACTCTTAGTACTTATATGCCGGCGTTTGAAGACGTTGCAGTATTAAGTGCCTTACCCTCCCCCTTGTGGGGAGGGACGGAGCGAAGCGAAGGGGAGGGGTATTTCTTCATGCCGCATAGTAACATTCAGCCACGAACCAGAATTCGGGCCAAAATACTTCGCCGCGAATTGACCAAGGCTGAATGGCGAATGTGGGACATGCTGCGTGGTTTTCGCAGTCGTGGTGCCCGGTTTCGTCGCGAGACACCGATCGGGCCCTATATCGCGGACTTTGCCTGGTTATCCGCACACATCATCATCGAGGTGGATGGTGATACACATGCCACAGCAATGGGGGTGCAGCATGACCACAACCGCGATGCCTTTTTGCTACGCCAGGGTTTTCGTGTTCTTAGGTTCGACAATAATGACGTGATTTTTTCCGGGGAAGCTGTGTACCGCGAGATTGAGGTGGCGCTGAAAGAGTACCTTTTTCCAGCGTCAACTGCATAATTCAACTTGCCAGTTTGACCGCTTCAGCGGCGAGTCTGGTGATCTCATCCCACTTGCCAGCCTTGACCAGTTCCTCTGGTGCAACCCATGAGCCGCCGACGCAGACGACATTCGGCAAGTTCAGATAGGTCTTGGCATTGGCGACGCCGATACCGCCGGTTGGACAGAACAGCGTGCCGGCCAGCGGCGAGGCCAGCGATTTCAGGAATGTCGCACCGCCTGCCTGTTCGGCAGGGAAGAACTTCAGCATCGTATAGCCTTCTTCGCGCAGCGCCATGATCTCGCCGGGCGTGATGGCGCCGGGGAGCAGCGGCACCTTGCTGTGGCGGGCTGCTTCGATGAGCTGCGGGGTTGCACCGGGACTGACGATAAAGCGCGAACCGGCTTCGCTCGCTTCCTCATACTGGCGGGCATTGAGAATGGTTCCGGCGCCGACAATGGCTTCCGGCACTTCATTGGCGACGGCGCGAATGGCGCCGAGAGCTGCGGCCGTGCGCAGTGTGATCTCGATGGCGGGCAGGCCGCCGGCGGCGAGTGCACGCGCCAGAGGCACGGCATCGGCCACATTTTGAATGAGAAGCACCGGAATAACCGGCTGGCCCTTGAGGACGGGTAGGAGCAAATCGGTCTTCTGGGTCATCTCATTTCTCCGCTGTCTTGAACTTCAATCGATTTAGTAGGGCTTGGTAGATTTGTCTACTGAAACACGAAAATACTGGGTGGGAAGTAAGGCAAGAGCGCGAGCCTCTCTGCCGTTCCCTGCAAAACCCTTGAAATTGAAGCTCCGGCACAGTAGTTGGATGCGATCATGACGGATCATTCTTCAAACCTGCCCTTTACAGTGGCCGCGCTCTACCGCTTTGCCCGGCTGGATCACTACCAGTCGCTGCAGGAGCCGCTGGCGAAGCTGTGCTGCGGACAGGGGATCAAGGGCACGCTGCTTCTTGCCGCCGAAGGTATCAACGGCACTGTCGCAGGGTCGGCGGCGGCGATCAAGAAACTTGTCGATTTTCTTGAAGCGGAGCCTGCCATTGCCGGAATGGAGCTCAAATATTCCTTTGCGAGCGAGATGCCCTTCAAGCGCATGAAGGTGCGGCTGAAGAAGGAAATCGTCACCATGGGTGTCGAGGATATCGATCCGCTGCAGAGCGTCGGCACCTATGTGCCGGCCAAGGACTGGAATGCGCTGATCTCCGATCCTGATACGATCCTGATCGATACGCGCAATGACTACGAAACGGCGATCGGTACTTTTGCCGGTGCGGTCGATCCGCAGACGAAAACCTTCCGTGAGTTTCCGCAGTGGGTCGAAAATCACCGTGACGAACTGGAAGGCAAGAAGATTGCCATGTTCTGCACCGGCGGTATTCGCTGCGAGAAGGCGACCGCCTTCGTCAAGGGTCTTGGCTTCGACGATGTGTTTCATCTGAAGGGCGGCATCCTCAAATATCTCGAGGATGTGCCTGCCGAGGAGAGCCGCTGGGAAGGCGAATGCTTCGTCTTCGACGAGCGGGTTTCAGTCGGCCATGGGCTGATCGAGGGTGAGGCCGAACTATGCCACGCCTGCCGCAATCCGATAGCTCCGGAAGACAAGCTTTCGCCCCTGTTCGAGGATGGTGTCTCCTGTCCGAACTGCTACCACGAGCGGACGGATGAAGACCGTGCCCGTTTTGCCGAGCGGCAGAAGCAGGTGCGGTTAGCCAGAGAACGCGGCGAGAAGCAGCACATCGGGTCTTAGGCAACCTAAAATACTCCGCTCGTCGTTGAATGGGCGCAGTTGCAGACTCGTTTTGCGTGGTTCGACGGGGCTCACCATGAGGGAGGCTGGTGTCGTGCAGCGATAATCGCAGACGCTGCAATCCCTGCCCCCGGCAATCAACAATTCCCCTCATGGTGAGCCCCGTCGAACCACGCACAACGTTTTTGCCGACCTACAAATTCCTCTCCTGTCATTGCAATGCCATGAACCCGTTCTTAGTTATGCGGAGCGAATTCATGCAGCCAAGAGGAGATTTGCATGCTTGATCCGAAGAAGATTCTCGATGATTTCCTGGGAAGCAACATCCCCGGGGTCGGAACCTCGGTTCGCGATACGGCGGGCAAGGCAACGCAAATGGCCAAGGACAATCCGCTCGCCGCCGGCGCGCTGGCTGCAATCCTGCTTGGCACCGGTACCGGGCGCGAAGTGGCAGGTGGCGCGCTGAAACTTGGCGGGCTCGCCGCCGTA of Phyllobacterium zundukense contains these proteins:
- a CDS encoding rhodanese-related sulfurtransferase, with amino-acid sequence MTDHSSNLPFTVAALYRFARLDHYQSLQEPLAKLCCGQGIKGTLLLAAEGINGTVAGSAAAIKKLVDFLEAEPAIAGMELKYSFASEMPFKRMKVRLKKEIVTMGVEDIDPLQSVGTYVPAKDWNALISDPDTILIDTRNDYETAIGTFAGAVDPQTKTFREFPQWVENHRDELEGKKIAMFCTGGIRCEKATAFVKGLGFDDVFHLKGGILKYLEDVPAEESRWEGECFVFDERVSVGHGLIEGEAELCHACRNPIAPEDKLSPLFEDGVSCPNCYHERTDEDRARFAERQKQVRLARERGEKQHIGS
- a CDS encoding heme-dependent oxidative N-demethylase family protein, coding for MTTTAPAHTPYDGSAQPFTIGLQQLDPKDWIEIDDNLLAYLAEKQRLFALHGERIFVEEPGTAVAQKEVLDLLSTHLAEHYPSIYSREGDTIAIAGRDEPVPLGETETPFLHRAASLVQEDLVLMRKDEQRGWHLAAASLSFPSSWTLLEKFGRSMDDIHAPVPDFGAGTRNAGLITRMFDNLRLDRPVWRMNWSLQPDGNLYHPLASHQKGALYTDGDIAEQSFVRVERQTLRKLPQSGDILFTIRIHLDPIKALKKHPECRAVAEAFARQLEALNPAQTHYKGIMTIRERLIDALKRL
- a CDS encoding endonuclease domain-containing protein is translated as MPHSNIQPRTRIRAKILRRELTKAEWRMWDMLRGFRSRGARFRRETPIGPYIADFAWLSAHIIIEVDGDTHATAMGVQHDHNRDAFLLRQGFRVLRFDNNDVIFSGEAVYREIEVALKEYLFPASTA
- a CDS encoding M3 family oligoendopeptidase, translated to MSFQMTGYTYDHAVSAASKSGGAAAAKDDQTALGSLPEWNLADLYPSAESSELKADLERANELAIAFEQRWKANLADEAGKPAGGDFATSIREFEALEELIGKIVSFAGLVYAGDTSDPKRAKLYGDIQQKMTDASTHLIFYSLELNRIDDAVIEKAMEDNPAIAHYRPWLVDLRKDRPYQLEDKLEQLFHEKSITGRGAWNRLFDETMTALRFKVNGEELPLEPTLNLLQDADGDLRKAASEALAKTFKENLRTFTLITNTLAKDKEISDRWRGFEDIADSRHLANRVEREVVDALAEAVQAAYPRLSHRYYALKAKWLGLEYLNNWDRNAPLPETPQAVISWTDARETVLSAYNGFAPEMADIARAFFDRNWIDAPTRPGKSPGAFAHPTVPSVHPYVLLNYMGKPRDVMTLAHELGHGVHQVLAAAQGALMASTPLTLAETASVFGEMLTFRSLLEKTRDKRERKAMLAQKAEDMINTVVRQIAFYQFERRVHTERAAGELTSDRIGEIWLDVQKESLGPAVRFGSGYETFWTYIPHFIHSPFYVYAYAFGDCLVNSLYAVYQNADAGFQQKYFDMLKAGGTKHHSELLAPFGLDATDPAFWQKGLSVIEGIIDELEAMGVA
- a CDS encoding homospermidine synthase, which produces MAKADWPVHGEITGPIVMIGFGSIGRGTLPLIERHFKYDKSRLVVIDPSDANKKLLDERGIRFIQQAVTRENYKELLKPLLTEGGGQGFCVNLSVDTSSVDIMRLCRKLGALYIDTVIEPWSGFYYASNIDNADRTNYALRQTLLAEKKKHPGGPTAVSCCGANPGMVSWFVKQAVLELARDLRVDHTEPARSDRDGWARLMNKIGVKGIHIAERDTQRAAEPKPFGAFWNTWSVDGFISEGLQPAELGWGTHEKWMPKNARKQKKGNKAAIFLEQPGADTRIRTWCPTEGAQFGLLVTHNEAISIADFFTVYDKKGKAAYRPTCHYAYHPSNVATLSLDEMFGAAGQPQAIQHVLDESEIVDGADELGVLLYGHDKNAYWYGSQLTIEEARKLAPYQNATGLQVTSAVMAGMVWALENPDAGIVETDEIDFRRCLEVQKPYLGPLKGHYTDWTPLENRPGLFKENLDLDDPWQFRNILVR
- a CDS encoding DUF882 domain-containing protein, giving the protein MLFASAQASAETRTLRLYFIHTKERAEITFKKNGRYQQDGLNKLNKFLRDWRRNEPTKMDPRLFDLVWQIYQNVGGRDYINVVSAYRSPATNSMLRSRSRGVAQKSQHMLGRAMDWYLPGVKLSTLRVAALKFQAGGVGYYPTSGSPFVHTDVGSVRHWPRMSRRELLAVFPDGKTLHVPSDGKPLPGYEQALAAYESRKRSGSSIQIASASSSTGRRGKTLFGVLFGGGADEEEDTGESSVAVASAPSRSVVKAPPAADDSEEGAAQAPAPAQATAQPAAIAPGLPTRDAPAPLTAPRPDAPLAGAPEDNQALAFAVPIPLRRPDYTPTPAPEPSTLNALAEDKSTVIAALPTPRPQDSASAIRDMIAANVDSSDTAQAQPEMANALVPVPFDKPRNAQKSNDMMVASVVPNQRPVAPAAETAAAAVQDIIQVADEDDLTPEAIIKQSDTVQGSDVAASQPAAEMPTLPGTTGGRVLHAQPGANTQMASAEPQPSLRRTMLEAKGDPVAMLDSGVVTTAKGSKPRRQTAQNHSAKAIQVSSDLPDRALSNQQVAEISPDVEPAVLRNETLRMAPTTVYTAGFQQSLPVADANKFTGKAVTFLQIAKFNPTNGS
- a CDS encoding VOC family protein, translating into MIGYTMVGTNDLQRAVKFYDPLMAEMGLDQCYRDHLSSSWGRKGDDTFPLFFVGHPFDGGPATVGNGVMTAFRFDDNAALVDRLYALAIKNGGGDEGEPGFRPQYGEGFYAAYVRDLDGNKLAFVCYDAKPAVEE
- a CDS encoding 2-dehydro-3-deoxy-phosphogluconate aldolase; its protein translation is MTQKTDLLLPVLKGQPVIPVLLIQNVADAVPLARALAAGGLPAIEITLRTAAALGAIRAVANEVPEAIVGAGTILNARQYEEASEAGSRFIVSPGATPQLIEAARHSKVPLLPGAITPGEIMALREEGYTMLKFFPAEQAGGATFLKSLASPLAGTLFCPTGGIGVANAKTYLNLPNVVCVGGSWVAPEELVKAGKWDEITRLAAEAVKLAS